The Carnobacterium mobile DSM 4848 genome includes a window with the following:
- a CDS encoding GIY-YIG nuclease family protein, translating into MAKRPITIQMFYPTGDTRGFRIAEITNSIIEALLIPRKELEAVLQSRPELDSSGLYFLFAKDTIDNERAIEAYIGESETIKDRLKQHNMEKDFWEVAIVFISSNQRWQLNKADIKFLEHTAYKKAKSAKRYFINQNIPTKSPVTEAREADLTDLLVTIDILLTSLGYPIFTELIPNTEINTNYDQTFYTTYRESNAKGIYTNEGFVVMKGSVVSSKEESKGFKMHHVLEDLIDRGVIDQNGVFTEDHLFNSPSTAIDVILKASYNGWNSWKNDKGLTLHDIYRAD; encoded by the coding sequence ATGGCAAAAAGACCGATTACTATTCAAATGTTCTACCCAACTGGTGATACACGCGGATTTAGAATAGCAGAAATTACTAATAGCATTATAGAAGCATTGCTGATCCCTCGAAAAGAACTTGAGGCAGTCTTACAATCAAGGCCAGAATTAGATTCAAGTGGACTATATTTTTTGTTTGCTAAAGACACAATTGACAATGAAAGAGCGATTGAAGCTTATATTGGAGAAAGTGAAACCATTAAAGATCGTTTAAAACAGCATAATATGGAAAAAGATTTTTGGGAAGTGGCTATCGTCTTTATTTCCAGTAACCAAAGATGGCAGTTAAACAAAGCAGATATAAAATTTTTAGAACATACTGCTTACAAAAAAGCAAAGTCAGCTAAGCGTTATTTTATAAATCAAAATATTCCTACTAAGTCTCCTGTTACAGAAGCAAGAGAAGCTGATTTAACAGATTTATTAGTTACAATAGATATATTGCTTACGTCTCTAGGCTACCCTATCTTTACAGAGTTGATTCCAAATACAGAGATTAATACAAACTATGACCAAACTTTTTATACTACTTATCGAGAAAGCAATGCTAAAGGTATATACACGAATGAAGGATTTGTTGTAATGAAAGGTTCAGTTGTTTCATCTAAAGAGGAATCAAAAGGATTTAAAATGCATCATGTACTTGAGGATTTAATTGATAGAGGTGTCATTGATCAAAATGGAGTATTTACTGAAGATCATTTGTTTAATAGCCCTTCTACTGCAATTGATGTGATTCTTAAAGCTAGCTATAACGGCTGGAATAGCTGGAAGAACGATAAGGGGCTAACTCTTCATGATATTTATCGAGCAGACTAA
- a CDS encoding sensor domain-containing diguanylate cyclase — protein MTDYQKYTKEELVLKITSLEQLNKRLLQTFQEAERLEFGWTGNLGQWFWDFTTNEVTFNPLKAEAIGYMQEDLPEKVPYQFFTDKVHPDDKEEVMRLMSEHLRGEIPVWEVKYRIQAKDGTWKVYQDRGKVTERNEKGEPLFLTGIVFDITQEEQERKQLQTKNELLTNQRKKDTLTSLYSRSAITVELVKYTNRARKQNQPLSLVFLSIDHYSDYEKNFGIVGTEEVLTVTGQIIQSAMQKQTVAGRYRESAFLILLENTKKEDAYRWAETIRQAVLETLFDLPKQVSISGGISVYDSEETISELVQKAALKLTAAQKNGGNQIIV, from the coding sequence ATGACAGATTATCAGAAATATACAAAAGAAGAGCTGGTCTTGAAGATAACATCTCTGGAACAATTAAATAAAAGACTATTACAAACTTTTCAGGAAGCAGAACGGTTAGAATTCGGGTGGACAGGAAACCTAGGACAATGGTTTTGGGATTTTACTACCAATGAAGTTACTTTCAACCCTTTAAAAGCGGAAGCAATTGGCTACATGCAAGAGGATTTACCTGAAAAGGTTCCTTACCAATTTTTTACAGATAAAGTACATCCTGATGACAAAGAAGAAGTAATGCGACTGATGTCAGAACACCTTAGAGGGGAAATACCTGTTTGGGAAGTGAAATACCGTATCCAAGCCAAAGACGGAACATGGAAAGTGTATCAAGACCGTGGGAAAGTAACGGAACGGAATGAAAAAGGAGAGCCTCTTTTTCTTACAGGAATTGTGTTTGATATTACACAGGAAGAACAGGAAAGGAAACAATTACAAACTAAAAATGAACTGTTAACCAACCAAAGGAAAAAGGACACGCTCACTTCGTTGTATTCCCGCTCTGCCATTACAGTAGAATTGGTAAAATATACCAATCGAGCAAGAAAACAAAATCAACCTCTATCTTTGGTTTTCTTGAGTATTGATCACTATTCTGACTATGAAAAGAATTTTGGAATCGTAGGAACAGAAGAAGTATTAACCGTAACAGGACAAATAATCCAATCAGCGATGCAAAAACAAACTGTTGCTGGGAGATATAGAGAATCGGCATTTTTAATCTTATTAGAAAACACTAAAAAGGAAGATGCGTATAGATGGGCTGAGACAATCAGACAAGCAGTACTAGAAACTCTTTTTGATTTGCCTAAACAAGTAAGCATCAGTGGCGGGATCTCTGTATATGATTCAGAAGAAACGATCAGCGAGTTGGTTCAAAAAGCAGCACTAAAATTAACCGCAGCCCAAAAAAACGGTGGAAATCAAATAATAGTCTAA
- a CDS encoding DUF898 family protein: MEMKNGRQSFFDGGLISLIGWSILGGVITIITFGICYPWALCMVYGWKINHTVIEGRRMQFHGSAFSLFSHWIKWLLLTLITLGIYGFWLSIKLEDWKARNTSFVN, encoded by the coding sequence ATGGAAATGAAAAATGGCAGACAATCGTTTTTTGACGGTGGCCTTATAAGTTTAATAGGTTGGAGTATTTTAGGTGGAGTAATCACAATTATTACTTTTGGAATTTGTTACCCATGGGCTCTCTGCATGGTATATGGCTGGAAAATAAATCATACGGTAATTGAAGGAAGACGAATGCAATTTCATGGCTCAGCCTTTAGTTTATTTTCGCACTGGATCAAATGGTTGTTGCTGACACTTATTACCTTGGGCATCTACGGCTTTTGGCTTAGTATAAAACTAGAAGACTGGAAAGCTCGTAATACGTCATTTGTAAATTAA
- a CDS encoding plasmid pRiA4b ORF-3 family protein — MIFQFKISLLDVGVPVWRRVQVDSHSTFRELHEVIQVAFDWYNSHLHNFSIRKSNGHQIQNISIEPDNEYQGPNSDSGWGNFASSLEILNEGEETLAKWFKKEKDRVIYTYDFGDDWEHEIVLEKILEPTPDVYYPICLKAKNDAPEENSRGELIDGDDSFLINPDAKEIVEEINDMLEEGFSDLDF, encoded by the coding sequence ATGATTTTTCAATTTAAAATTTCTTTACTAGATGTCGGAGTTCCGGTGTGGCGGAGAGTCCAAGTGGATAGCCACAGCACTTTTCGTGAATTGCACGAAGTGATTCAAGTTGCTTTCGATTGGTACAATTCTCATTTACACAACTTTTCTATCCGAAAATCAAATGGACACCAAATTCAAAATATTTCTATTGAACCTGATAATGAATATCAAGGTCCTAACTCAGATTCTGGCTGGGGGAATTTCGCCTCTTCCTTGGAAATATTAAATGAAGGAGAAGAAACGTTGGCTAAATGGTTCAAGAAAGAAAAAGATCGAGTTATATATACATATGATTTTGGAGATGACTGGGAACATGAAATTGTACTCGAGAAAATTTTAGAACCCACTCCTGATGTCTACTATCCTATTTGCCTTAAAGCAAAAAATGATGCTCCTGAAGAAAATAGCCGCGGCGAACTAATAGATGGTGATGATTCCTTCTTAATTAATCCAGATGCAAAGGAAATTGTCGAAGAGATCAATGATATGTTGGAAGAAGGCTTTTCTGATTTAGATTTTTGA
- a CDS encoding DegV family protein — protein MTKFIITTESGSDISQQLIDRYGIHVIPMHVTMGSETFDDGSFDVEEVYRFYNESGTLPKTSGSTPQDNSVAFEQIFANYPEAQIIHIAYSAVTTVSYNSCHIAAQDFENVHLVDSKNVSGGLTAVVVATAKFIENYPNCTAEEIIAFVEDVRERTRFVFLPQSLLYLKAGGRVSNAAYLGASLLKLHPTIILENGYLVAAKKYRGSFDRCLKNTIKDFIKNYTIDPETIIIGGTAGLSEEYKQLAESTLQSYGFENPDWFTAGAVISSHGGPGAFGIIGIEKKQML, from the coding sequence ATGACAAAATTTATTATCACTACCGAAAGCGGTTCCGATATATCCCAGCAACTTATTGACCGTTATGGTATCCATGTCATTCCAATGCATGTAACCATGGGTTCTGAAACATTTGATGACGGAAGCTTCGATGTTGAAGAAGTTTACCGTTTTTACAACGAATCAGGGACATTACCAAAAACTTCTGGCTCTACTCCACAAGATAATAGCGTTGCTTTCGAACAAATATTTGCCAACTATCCTGAAGCCCAAATTATTCATATCGCTTATTCAGCTGTAACTACTGTTTCTTATAACTCTTGCCACATTGCTGCGCAAGATTTCGAAAACGTTCATCTTGTGGATAGCAAAAATGTCTCTGGCGGGTTAACAGCTGTGGTCGTTGCAACAGCAAAATTTATTGAAAATTACCCAAACTGCACCGCAGAAGAAATCATTGCTTTTGTAGAAGATGTACGGGAACGCACACGCTTTGTCTTCCTTCCTCAATCGCTTTTATATCTTAAAGCAGGAGGACGTGTTTCGAATGCAGCCTATCTTGGTGCCTCTCTTTTGAAACTTCATCCTACCATTATTCTCGAAAACGGTTATTTAGTAGCTGCAAAAAAATACCGCGGATCGTTTGACCGTTGTTTAAAAAATACGATTAAAGACTTTATCAAGAATTATACCATTGACCCGGAGACGATAATTATTGGCGGAACAGCTGGGTTGAGTGAAGAATATAAGCAGCTTGCTGAGTCTACTTTACAAAGTTATGGTTTCGAGAATCCAGATTGGTTTACAGCAGGCGCTGTTATTTCTAGCCATGGAGGTCCCGGAGCCTTTGGGATTATTGGGATCGAGAAGAAACAAATGCTATAA